The DNA window TTATCTCACCACGCTGCCTCAGCTCCATGAGCCACGCTATGGCCTCGCTCGTGGTTATGGCGTCCATGCCGTAGTCCGCCACTTTGAGTATTATCTTGAGCGCCCTGTCAAGGTTCCTGTTGCCCACCCTAACTGTGAAGCCGCCGAGAGGCTCGTACTCGGGGCCCTCGCCCATGAGGCCCGCAAGCGGCCCCCTCTTTATCATAAAAAACCTCGCGCAGGGCAGGGCGCAGCCCGCAGAACACGCCCTCACCTTAACGTTGTACTCCCTGGCTAGCCTCTCGCCGCTGACCTCATAGGCATAGTCGACCACCGGTTCCTGGAAGTGCCTTCCCGGAAGGAAGCCGAGCCTCTGGCCGGCCATTAACACCCTCGACGTGCCCATTATCCTCCTTGGCCAGTACTGTGGGTTCTCATAGATCCTGCGAAGCATTTCATCTATGACCCTTAGTAGTTCGTCAACGTCTTCAGCCTCAACGTAGCCGTCCCCCCTCACAGCAATGGCTTTGACGTTCTTAGAGGCCAAAACTGTTCCCATGCCGGTCCTGCCGGCGGCCCTGTAGATGTTGAAGAAAACTCCAGCGAACTTAACAAAATTTTCGGCTGCGGGCCCAACGGCGCCTACCTGGACCCTCTGATCTCCGAGGTCGTGCCTTATAGCTTCGTGGGTCTGTGACACTGTGAGCCCCCAGAGGCCCTCAGCATCCATGAACTCGACGCCGGACTCCGTGATATACAGGTACACGGGCCTGTCGCTCCTGCCCTCTAAGATCAGCTGATCATAGCCAGCAAACTTCATCTCCTCTGAGAAATGCGTGCCAGCGTTTGAGTCGCCTAAGAGGCCTGTTAAGGGCGAGCGAGAGGTGACGTTAAGCCTTGACCCAAGGCCGTGGGGAAAGCCAACCAGGGGCCCCGTCGCTATCATTAGCTTGTTCTCAGGCCCTAGCGGGTCAACGCCCGGCGGGACCTCCCAGTATAGTCTGTAAACGTTGAGCCCCCTGCCGCCTATGAATGCCTTTGCCAGCGAGGGGTCGAGCTCCTCTGCCCTGTATGTCCTGTGGGTGAGGTCTACCCTGAGCACCCTGCCACCATAGCCCTTAAGCCTCGTCAACGTCAACACCCAACCCTTCCGCTAACTTCTTGAGCTCACCTATGGCGAAGGCCTCAGCGGTGTTGCGGGGCTTCACCTTTACGTTAGTGACCCTTGAGAGCGACAGCGCGTTAGTCGGGCACCTGGCGACACACATGGGCTCCCCGCCGCACAGGTCACAGATGAGGGGGTAACGGGCCTCCCTGGGCTCCATCCTTGCGGCGCCGTAGGGGCAGACCTCGCTGCAGACCCTGCAGCCTATGCACTTGCCCTTGTCTAGGTTTACTTCGCCGAGCTTGCCTTTGCTCAGCGCGCCCGTGGGGCACAGCTCGACGCAGGGAGCCGGCTCGCACTGCTGGCACACGACGGGGTAGTCAAAGCCTAGGCGCTCATAGGTTATTACTGATATCCTTGAGAGGGACCTCGAGAATACGCCTTCATGCTCGTAGGAGCACCAGAGCTCACATATGTTGCAGCCGACGCACTTGGAGGGATCCACAACTATGTGAATCCCTTTAGACTCCATTGGCTCAAGGTCTCACCACTGCGGTGGCCCGTGGCCTTCGCTATTTTAAGGGCTCATATATATGCGTCATAACTTTATGCACGGCTTTAGCCAACTATCGCTATGCTAGGGGTGCAATCATAAATGTGTAAGGTGGTGCGGCGGCCGGGATTTGAACCCGGGACCTTCGGCTTGGGGGGCCGACGTCCTAGACCAGGCTAGACGACCGCCGCACCATGTTAGACTAATGTGAAGGGCTTTAAAGCGTTCCCTTGAATGAGGCCTAGGCCGCCTCAGCCCTAAGCTCCTCCGCAGCCTCAGGCACCTCCCTCAGGTAGGCCTCAAGCCTCGCCCTCAGGGCGTCCTCGCCCACCGGCCCCCTGACGTGGCTCCATGGCAGGGGCGACCTCCTCGGCCTCACGGCTGCCAGCAGCATGCCCTCAGCTGCCCGCCTCCTCCACGCCCCCCTGCCGCCCCCCTCCGCCGCGGTCTCGGCTATGTACTTCAGCGTACCCCTGTCGCCCAGCGAGATCGACGCCTGGACGAGGGCAAGGAACGGGTCGTAGCTGCTGAAGCTAGCGTGAGGGGCTAGGGACTCCAAGAGCTTGAGCCTCCTGTTAAGCTCCTCCTCCCCCTTCATGGGGAGCCACTGGAGGGGCGTCTGGGGCTTTATGACGAGCGGGTTGACGCTGAGCTCAACCCTGGCCAGGGACGCTATCCTCTTTACGAGGCCCGCAGCCTCGCTTATGTCGTCCTCCCTCTCCCCGGGGATCCCGACCATCATGTACAGCTTAACCGTCATGTTGTGCCTGCCCGCGGCCTCAGCGACCCTTATGAAGTCCTCGTCCCTCGAGGCCTTGCCTAGGGCCACGCGCAGCCTCTGGGAGGTCTCGGGCGCCAGGGTAACGGTCCTCTGGCCCATAGAGGCTACGAGGTCTATTGACTCCTCGTCCAACAACTCCGCCCTGAGGGACGGCAGCGAAAACTCGACGCCCTCCTTGGACAGCGACCTTAGTATGTCCTTAAACCACGGGCTGGCGTTTATAGTGAGCCCTACCATGGCGACCCTCAGGCGATACCTGCTGTAAAGCGACTTAGCCTCACTGACAACGTCCTCGGGCCTTCTGGGCCTGAAGGGCTTGGTGAGGTAGGAGTCCATGCAGAAGGCACACGAGAAGGGGCAGCCCCTGGCCACCTCCACAGCTAAGGTGAATGCCGCCTCAGGCGCCATTATCCTCCTCACGTCACCCGGCGGCACCTCGCTCGCCGAGGCGACCTCAACCTCGTGGGGGCCCAGGGAGGGCACGTAGACGCCCCTGGAGGGCTCCAGAGGGGCGTCCTCGTTGAGGACGCTTTCAAGCCAGCCAAGCGAGGGCTCAAGGTCGCCAAGTATTATTGCGTCAGATATGTCGGCTATTGGCTCAGGGTTAGCCGTGGGCGCCGGGCCACCGACTATCATCTTTGGCCTCCTCCTCTCGCTTGACTTAAGGCTGACCCCTGAGCCCATCAGGGCCCTTGCAATGTTGACGTAGTCCAGCTCATAGTGAACCGGCACAACAAGGTAGTCAAAGGCCCTCAGGGGCGTGCCGCCCTCAAGGCCCCTCAGCTGAACCGGGCCACCCGAGGCGCTAGGCATGACGAGCCTCTCAAGGTACACGTTCTCCATGTCGTTGAGGAGGAAGTAGAGCCTGTGGTAAACGAGAGACGACATAGCGATCTCGTAGGTTGAGGGGTAGAGGAGCCCTACCCTTGTCATGCCTTTCCTATACTTCTTGTGTATTGTGCCTTCCTCGCTTACGGCCCTCATTAACGTCCAGGGAGCCCGTGGGGCCCAAGGTTAATAACTGTTGGTTCACCTTGTTGGAGGCTTCGCCCTTTAGGGCGGGGAGGATATGAGCATTTATAAGCTCTTTGCCCAAACCTTGCCATGGAGTTGGGCGCGGGCGAGCTTAGCAGGCTGTGAGCCCGCGCCTCCCCGAGGCTGACGGCGGGGCCTGAAGTGGTGATGCCGCACCCATGGGCCTGAAAGGTTATGAGAAGGCCCCAGTGGGCGTAGAGCCCTCGCCCTCAGGGCGGGGAGCCGTCAGCAAGAGGGCACCGGCACGTGCATTTGCGTCCGCTCATTATAGAGGCTAAGGGCTAGCTACCTGCCCTGGCCCTCAAGCCTCTCAATGATCTCATCAAGCCTCCTTCTCAGGTCCTTGAGCTCCTGCAGCCTGCCCCTGAGCTCCCCAGGCGAGCTGTTGGCCATCTCCTCAAGGCCTGAGAGCGCGCCCCTGAGCTCCGACAGGGGGTCAACGGCTGAGGCCAGGGGCGCGTAGAGGGTCTTCGCGAGCTCCATGCCCTCCTCAGTCAGCTCGTACTTGCCGTCGGTCCTCCTCGCTATGAGACCCTCCTCAACGAGCTCGGAGAGCATAGGGTAGACGCTGCCCGGGGAGGGCCTCCACAGGCTTCCCGTGAACCTGTAAATTTCCTCTATGAGCTCCGTTCCATTCATCGGTCTCTTGGCGAGGAGCGTGAGAACAAGTGGCCTCAGCCAGCCCCTCTTCCTGCCTCTGGCCACGAAAGCCCATGGCGGGCCCCACCTGTGCATAGGCTTAACCCCTCCGACCGCTGAGATTGTAAGCAGGACAAACTTTAGCCTTATAGGTTTGGTAGCTCCGCTAAGCTGTCCCACTGCACGGCTCTCACCTGGAGCTTGAAGTTTCAACGGCTATAGGCCTCTCAACGGGCACCATGCCCAGGGACAGCTTCCTTAGGAAGCCTTTCGTGGAGGCTGCCACGTCATTCCTTGATGTAGCCTCAACTATGGGGAAGTACCTAACTTCAAGGGCATCGCTTGCGGCCCTGGGGGCACCGAGGCACCTGTTCATAAGGACAGTCACGAGGACGTAGTGGAACATGACCCTGCCGCCTTCGTTCTGGGTTATTATTTCGTCAACATTTACAACACCAAGGGGCTCGCAGCTGAGCCCCGTCTCCTCCTCGAGCTCCCTCTTCACAGCGTCATAAAGTCTCTCCCCGAGCTCAACCTTGCCGCCCGGTATAGCCCACTTGTCTTGATCAGGCGGCACAGCTCTCCTGACCAAGAGTACCTCCTGACCCCTCAGGACCAGGGAGCCGACGCCCACCACAGGCTGGGAAGGGTATAGGCCCCTCAAGGCTACCCGTCAGTGTGAGCGGCTGGACCGGGTAAAACTCTATGAGGTTCTGTGCATACAGACGAAAACATGGAATAGTCGTAGAATATTTTAGTATTCACAGTTAAGTTTTTAAACCAAAGCCTTTACTTAAGAAAAGGCGACCTAATATGGCATGGTACTCGCCTCTCGTATATACCCTTACCCACTCGCTTCCGTCAATAATAGAGTTCATAATAATCGTCATAATTGGCGTCATAGTGGCCTACGGAGTCGCTGCCGTCCTCAGGAGGGCCCTCTCGCTGAAGTACTTTGATCAGTACCCTGAAGTGAAGGGCCTCCTGGGCCTAAGCGTAGGCGCCGTCAAGGCCTTCATCATACTGGTCACGCTGGCCATAGCGTTCTCGATCCTGCAGCTGGGACCGGCGACAGTCTACATGCAGGAGATAGCCAACTACCTGCCGTCCCTGGCCGGCGCCATAATCCTGCTGACCCTCGGCGTGGCCCTCATTAATATACTGGTGGACTACATCCAGAGGCAGGTGGGAGGGGCCAGCAGCCCGTTCCTGGCCTCCATCTTCAACATACTTAAGTTCGGCCTCTACGCCGTAATAATAACGATAGCGGTCCAGCTCTCCATATTCTACTGGATACACTTCATCAACCCCTACCTCTTCTATGACATCATAATAGCCTCGGTGATACTGGTTGCGACCCTGACCATCACCGACACGGTAGTTGACCAGCTGCTCAAGTCTCACCCTGAGCTCAAGGACGTCGCCGGCTACGGCAGGTTCCTCCTCTACCTGATATTCCTGCTCATAGCCATAGCGATAATAGTCCAGCCCTTCACCAACGTAACTAACATAATCTACGCGTTCAGCTGGGGCCTCGCGATCGCCTTCGCCATCGCGGTCATACCGCTGGCCTACCTGCTGGTCAAGAGGGTAGCGAAGGAGATTTAATAAAAAATAGTTTTTAATTTACTTTTTTGCCGTGACCTTTATGACGGCCACTATCTTGTCCTTGTCCTCCTTAAGCTCAACCAGCTGGTTCCCAGTCCTCTTGATCCAGGCCTCCACGTCGGGCTTGAAGCCGGGGTCAGTGGCCCATATCTCTAGGACGTCACCATTCTTCACGTTCCTGTATGCCTTAACTATCTCCGTTATTGGTCCAGGGCACGCGAGACCGCGGGCGTCTATCAGGACTCTCCTGCCCTCACTCATGCTACCACTCTCATATTAGAGAAGGGCGTTCTCTCTATAAAAACCTTTATCACATAGGCGCTAAACTTCCTAAAGAGAAGACTTTTAATAGGATTTCTCTAATTAGGGAAGGGAAATAGTGTTTGTTTGCGGCCCGATCGCTCTGGGGCCCGGGCGCGCCTGCGCCCTCCGAACCGATGGAGAAATGCAATGAGCCGCTCTGGGTAACGCGCACACTTTCATTACAGGAAGGAGGTCAGTTGGATAAGGGTCCACTTTTTTGATTGTATTTCTTTTATAGCCTATAAGAATAACCCAATTCCTTTTTTAGTAAGAGCTTATATATCTAGTGGAGTCACTTCTGTATACATGTGAGGTGCGAGGGTTGACCTCAAGGCTTGACCCGTATGAGGAGGCCAAGAAACAGCTCCAGGTAACTGTCAGCATACTTGGGCTGAGTAAGGAAGTTTACGAGATGCTTGCTACCCCTGAGAGGATAGTGCAGGTAAAGGTACCTGTAATGATGAGGGACGGCAGCATCAAGGTCTTCATAGGCTGGAGGGTCCAGCACAATAGCGCCCTCGGCCCATACAAGGGCGGCGTCAGGTACAGCCCTGAGACGAACCTGAGCGAGGTCATGGCTCTAGCTACGTGGATGACCTGGAAGAACTCCCTGGCCGGCCTGCCATACGGTGGTGCCAAGGGAGGAATACAGGTCGACCCGTTCCAGCTAAACCAGTTCGAGCTGATGCAGCTCTCGAAGAACTACTTCTCAGCCATAGCCCCCTTTGTCGGCGTCGACCTTGACATACCGGCGCCTGACGTTAACACGAACCCGCAGACCATGGCCTGGTACATTGACGCCTATCAGATGAAGATGGGGAGCAAGGAGCTCGGCGTCGTGACTGGCAAGCCCCTTGAGCTGGGCGGCCTTGAGACCAGGATATACTCAACTGGCCTGGGCGTGGCGTCAGTCACTCAGGCTGCCGCTAAGAAGCTGTGGGGAGGCATAGAGGGCAAGACCGTTGCGGTGCAGGGCTTCGGCAACGTGGGCTTCTACACGGCCAAGTTCCTGAAGGAGATGGGCGCGAAGATAGTTGCCATATCAGACATAAAGGGAGGCATATACAGCAGCAGGGGACTTGACCCAGAGGCCGTCAAGGAGTACATAACTAAGAAGGGGTCAGGCTTTGTTATAGACTACCCTGACGTCGAGAGGAGGATAACGAATGAGGAGCTCCTGACGACGGACGTTGACATACTTGTCCCGGCCGCCGTTGAGAACGTGATAACAGCTGAGAATGCCCCCAAGGTTAAGGCTAAGCTCATAGTTGAGGGCGCCAACGGGCCCACGGCGCCTGAGGCCGAGCAGGTGCTGGTGAAGAGGCAGGTCGTCATAGTCCCTGACATACTTGCTAACTCAGGTGGCGTTGTTATGAGCCACATAGAGTGGGTCAACAACAGGATGGGAGGCTGGATAACCGAGGAGGAGGCAAAGAACAAGCTCATGCAGAAGATGGCTGACAACTTCAACGCTGTGTGGAACTTCTGGGAAAACAAGCTGGGAGGCATGGGTGGCGCCTACAGCATGAGGTCAGCGGCGCAGGCCATAGCAGTGGACAAGGTAGTCAGGGCAATGAAGCTCAGAGGCTGGATATGAGGCACTATTTTTCTCGCCTAGCCTTTTTCTCCCAGCCTTAATCAACTGTCAGACTTCTGGCTGAGGCCCTTTATGGCAAGCCTTAGGGCCTCCATGCATGCAGCTCTCTCCTTAGCGGATATCTTAAGGGGCTCGCTGATGCCCGCCCTCTTAAGTTCATCCTCGGCCTGCGAGACCCTGTACGGCTCGACATAGTCCACCTTATTTATGGCAACCACTATTGGGCGCCCCTGGCCAAGGATTGACCTTACGCGATTCAGCAGGCTCACCTGCGAGCTGATAGGCATTGTCGCCTCGGGCGACGGGTCCACTAGGAATATCACAGCGCCAGGCAACTCCTCAAGGGCTGCGAGGGCCCTGAGCTCAACCTCGTTCATCTCGGAGGGGTCCCTGTCGAGGAGGCCCGGCGTGTCTATCACCTGCACCTCTGAGCCTTCAAAATCGGCATGGCCAACTATGACGTTCTTTGTCGTGAAGGGGTAAGGCGCTATCTCAGGCCTTGCCCTCGAGATAGT is part of the Acidilobus sp. 7A genome and encodes:
- a CDS encoding aldehyde ferredoxin oxidoreductase family protein, producing the protein MTRLKGYGGRVLRVDLTHRTYRAEELDPSLAKAFIGGRGLNVYRLYWEVPPGVDPLGPENKLMIATGPLVGFPHGLGSRLNVTSRSPLTGLLGDSNAGTHFSEEMKFAGYDQLILEGRSDRPVYLYITESGVEFMDAEGLWGLTVSQTHEAIRHDLGDQRVQVGAVGPAAENFVKFAGVFFNIYRAAGRTGMGTVLASKNVKAIAVRGDGYVEAEDVDELLRVIDEMLRRIYENPQYWPRRIMGTSRVLMAGQRLGFLPGRHFQEPVVDYAYEVSGERLAREYNVKVRACSAGCALPCARFFMIKRGPLAGLMGEGPEYEPLGGFTVRVGNRNLDRALKIILKVADYGMDAITTSEAIAWLMELRQRGEITDEDAGVKLEWGNPDTIEELVDMIAYRRGIGKVLGEGVKRASEILNKGKDIAFHVKGLEMIQADPRALKGYGLGFAVASRGADHLRSEPFVEVEDDPELGRKMFGEPEAAMRLGVKGKGKLINYFEDLNAIVDSFESCKNTAENMLILDFEMAARAYTAITGIHVTEGEMREAGMRIVNIERAYLVREGVRRPHDRLPKRFLEEPLRSGPAKGHVIELDVMLDEYYQVRGWTMDGVPRRSTLSRLGLDEVARDLEARGVKLED
- a CDS encoding Glu/Leu/Phe/Val dehydrogenase is translated as MTSRLDPYEEAKKQLQVTVSILGLSKEVYEMLATPERIVQVKVPVMMRDGSIKVFIGWRVQHNSALGPYKGGVRYSPETNLSEVMALATWMTWKNSLAGLPYGGAKGGIQVDPFQLNQFELMQLSKNYFSAIAPFVGVDLDIPAPDVNTNPQTMAWYIDAYQMKMGSKELGVVTGKPLELGGLETRIYSTGLGVASVTQAAAKKLWGGIEGKTVAVQGFGNVGFYTAKFLKEMGAKIVAISDIKGGIYSSRGLDPEAVKEYITKKGSGFVIDYPDVERRITNEELLTTDVDILVPAAVENVITAENAPKVKAKLIVEGANGPTAPEAEQVLVKRQVVIVPDILANSGGVVMSHIEWVNNRMGGWITEEEAKNKLMQKMADNFNAVWNFWENKLGGMGGAYSMRSAAQAIAVDKVVRAMKLRGWI
- a CDS encoding radical SAM protein, yielding MTRVGLLYPSTYEIAMSSLVYHRLYFLLNDMENVYLERLVMPSASGGPVQLRGLEGGTPLRAFDYLVVPVHYELDYVNIARALMGSGVSLKSSERRRPKMIVGGPAPTANPEPIADISDAIILGDLEPSLGWLESVLNEDAPLEPSRGVYVPSLGPHEVEVASASEVPPGDVRRIMAPEAAFTLAVEVARGCPFSCAFCMDSYLTKPFRPRRPEDVVSEAKSLYSRYRLRVAMVGLTINASPWFKDILRSLSKEGVEFSLPSLRAELLDEESIDLVASMGQRTVTLAPETSQRLRVALGKASRDEDFIRVAEAAGRHNMTVKLYMMVGIPGEREDDISEAAGLVKRIASLARVELSVNPLVIKPQTPLQWLPMKGEEELNRRLKLLESLAPHASFSSYDPFLALVQASISLGDRGTLKYIAETAAEGGGRGAWRRRAAEGMLLAAVRPRRSPLPWSHVRGPVGEDALRARLEAYLREVPEAAEELRAEAA
- a CDS encoding PadR family transcriptional regulator, translating into MHRWGPPWAFVARGRKRGWLRPLVLTLLAKRPMNGTELIEEIYRFTGSLWRPSPGSVYPMLSELVEEGLIARRTDGKYELTEEGMELAKTLYAPLASAVDPLSELRGALSGLEEMANSSPGELRGRLQELKDLRRRLDEIIERLEGQGR
- a CDS encoding sulfurtransferase TusA family protein → MSEGRRVLIDARGLACPGPITEIVKAYRNVKNGDVLEIWATDPGFKPDVEAWIKRTGNQLVELKEDKDKIVAVIKVTAKK
- a CDS encoding 4Fe-4S dicluster domain-containing protein, with amino-acid sequence MESKGIHIVVDPSKCVGCNICELWCSYEHEGVFSRSLSRISVITYERLGFDYPVVCQQCEPAPCVELCPTGALSKGKLGEVNLDKGKCIGCRVCSEVCPYGAARMEPREARYPLICDLCGGEPMCVARCPTNALSLSRVTNVKVKPRNTAEAFAIGELKKLAEGLGVDVDEA
- a CDS encoding NUDIX hydrolase; the protein is MRGLYPSQPVVGVGSLVLRGQEVLLVRRAVPPDQDKWAIPGGKVELGERLYDAVKRELEEETGLSCEPLGVVNVDEIITQNEGGRVMFHYVLVTVLMNRCLGAPRAASDALEVRYFPIVEATSRNDVAASTKGFLRKLSLGMVPVERPIAVETSSSR